The Pyrus communis chromosome 8, drPyrComm1.1, whole genome shotgun sequence region ttgctacaatttactctaattATAACGacaaaaatattcataaaatagtCATACAAACATTAAAAACATGGGCCAAAGTGAAGCCCAATCCAcaataaaattgtttttttttcataattatcCCTAATAGAGCCTAAACCAATTCCTTAGCCAATTCACAAATATTAAGATGTACCATATAAATCTCACCGCCATTAAGGCAGAGTATCAACCACTTTCATCAAACGGTAACTTCAAAGTAGTACAATTTCTTTAACTGCCATTAAGGCAGAGCATACAAGTCGTACAACCATTTTCATCACCACAATTAAGGCACAGAGTGTGCAAGTcatgcaatttttttatttttttttattttttaaattatgattattaaagaaagggtgtgaGTTACTATTATAATAATGTAGAGAAATGGAATTTTCAAACGTATGCGTGGAAATTCAACACCTTATCAATTAGGATATTAAACCACTTGGAATCGTACAATTCCACAAACACAAATCCCATTTTACAAAACTTAAAAGTTCAAAttaaattccttttgatcttgGATTCCCATTTTTGAACCATACATTGGACAACAAATTAGGAATTTCTCAAAGCAAAATTGCCATTTGCAGAAGAAACTCAGAAAATTCTCAAAGCAGAACTATAACGTAGAGGTACGAATCTCATATCCTTGTTGATTTCTTACTTTCAAATTACTGTTGGGCCAAGGGCCATTTTAAATCCTCTATGCGTAGAGTCATTTACCACCCTGGCTAATAAATTTACAATAACCACCCAAACTAAATATTTTAACAACATTTCTACCTGCTAACTCTTGCATAGATATGTGGCATCATTTAACTGGAGGGGAACTCAAGCTCAATCAATGTAACCGTCACTTAGAAAAATTTATTGAGTAGTGGATGGACCACTTTTGAGATAATTGGGCCCAATTTTACAAGGAAGATGGAATTTGACCCCTGACGCATTTTAGCGACCGATCATAagtagtgtgagttattttgctgtagtttcagaaataatttgaattattttggttcaacttcagaaataatgtgggttattttgcttaagtttcagaaatagtgtggttattttgctgtagttttaaaaatagtgtgggttattttgcagtagttttagaaataatgtAAATTATTTAggttaagtttaaaaaatagtgtggttattttgctatagttccaaaaatagtgtgagttattttggttaagtttcagaaatagtgtggattattttagttaagtttaagaaatagtttggttattttgttgtagttccaaaaatattgtgggttattttgctatagttctagaaataatgtagattattttggttaagtttcagaaatagtgtgagttattttacTATGGTGTGtggttattttgttgtagttctagaaatagtgtgtgatattttagttcaatttcagaaatagtgtgagttattctGTGTAATTCCAGAAATAATATGCtttattttggttcaatttcacaAATAGTGTGTAATTTTGCTGTAGATTCATAAGTAGTGTTTATTTTTCACTTCAGAAATAATGTggattattttggttcagttcaAAAATAGTGTGAATTATTTTGTTACTTGTCATGCTTATTAAGCCATTTTCTGATTTGGAATTAATTGATAAAGTTCCAAAGGGgatctcttttattttctttcttgatgaaaaactttggagatatatTTTTAGTCTTATCACCCTTCATGAATTCTTTCTTCATTTGGACAACAtaggctgcattatcttcatgaatgaTAGTTAGAGTGTCTGTCTTTGAAagtagaccacatgaattccagatatgatggatcattaatcttaaccaagaacattcacgacttgcttcatgtaaacaAGTATTTCCAAGTGATTAGAAGATGTAGCAattaatgtttgctttgttgagcaCCATGAGATTGCTATATCTTCATTagtgaacacatatccagtttatGAGCAGGCTTTATGTGGATCAAAGAAaaaaccagcatctgcatatccaacaaggatctggtcatttgtggatttctcTTAGTAGAATAGACCCATGTTTGTTGTCCCACATAGGTATCGTAAAACATCTTTGACTCCCttccaatgacgaattgttggAGTAGAGCTATACCTTTCTAACAAATTGACTGAAAAAGCAATATATGGTCtggtacattgtgctaaatacaataaagcacttATTGCACTTAGATATGGTACTGCTGGACCAAAgaccatttcatcatcttcttttagACATAAttgatctttcttaatgtccaaataATGAATGACTATTGGCGTGCtaagtggataagccttgttcATGCCAAATTGCTTTAGGATTTTTTCAAAGTAAGTTGATtgatggaccaaaattccattagcacaatgctcgatctacaggccgagacaatattttgtttttccaaggtctttcatttcaaattcgcttttcagatacTTAGccgttttattgagctcttcaggggTTATAAATAGGTTCATATTATCGACATATACTGTCACTATAGAAAATCCataatttgatttcttaatgaacacacaagggcaaatgacattgttggtaTATCATTCTTTGATtaaatactcactgagacgattatactttcgtccagattgcttcagcccatataacgatcgccttaatttgattgagagcatacctTGTGGTTTGTTAGTCATTTAGGCAACTTAAGTCATTCTAGGACCTTCATATATATGttagtatctaattctccatatagatacacggtgatgacatccataagtcgcatgtcaagtttttttgaaaccaccaaacttattaagtaacggaatGTAATTGCatccattacaggagagtatgtctccttataatcaattccaggtctttgtgaaaaaccttgtgcaatgagtcatgctttatatcttgcaatttcgtttttctcattgcgttttCTCGTGAATACCCATTTATAACCCATGGGGTTTACACCAGGCAACGTTTGGACTACCGATCTAAAAACACTTcacctttccaaggaatttaattctgcctggattACATCATTCCACTTACGCCAATtttgtctctgtttgcattcatcaatatAGCAGGGCTCAATATCATCGCTTAATATAATTTTAGTGGCTACTGAGAATGCGAATACGTCgttgatgattatttcatttcaatcccACAATTCGttagtacatgcataatttatggagatttctttgctttcatgtacttatgtctcttcaaggacatgtgtctcatcaaggacattttccttttctgaaagtacagaatcatgaattgtggatttgtcattcattttcttttcctgaATGATTTCACTTGGATTCAGTTATGCCCCcatctttctctttcgaggggttgaatcttttgaaccttggGGTCTACCATGCTTCAAGtgtgcaccagatgaatcattcgctgccactttattttgtccaataagaacatcaattcttgcaggtgcatttgcagctggtatatgtgattttgtcactttcataacatcattaaatgcatctagcatttgattagcaatactttgaaggtgaacgatcattttcacttcattttcacattgagtgtttcatggatcaaaatgagataaggtgggTACAACCTATGTCAGCTTTtgtcgttcttctggaacggtattttctctctctaacaacagaaaaactgtttcatcaaagtgacaatccgcaaaacgagctgtaaacatgtcacctgtcaagggttccaaatatctaatgatagatggtgaatcaaaacccacataaattcctAGTCTGcgctgaggtcccattttagtgtGTTGTAgcggtgcaataggcacataaacaacataaccaaaaactcgtaaatgtgaaatgttttgcTGAtacccaaacacgagttgtattgaagagtattggtggttggctataggtcttaattgaaccaatgatgcaacatgtaagatggcatgtccccgTCCAGAGActagcaattttgttttcatgagtagagtgcgagctattaatTGAAGCCACTTGATAAATGCTTATACTAGACCATTTTGAATATGGACATGAGGAATAggatgttcaacatcaatgcctagTGTCATacaataatcatcaaaggtttgagacgtaaattcaccaacATTATCAAGTCGGATTAACTTAATGGGGTAATCTGGGAATTGTGCTcgcaacttaattatctgagtAAGAAGTCTTGCAAAAAGCTACATTTTGAGTAGATAAgaggcaaacatgtgaccattgggtagatgcatcaaccaaaaccataaaatatcgaaatggtccaccaggtggttgaataggccacaaatatccccttgaattctttgaaaaaaatgatggggattcaacaTCAATCTTTAGTTATGATGGTCTAATTATCAACTTCCGTTGAGAACAAGCATTACAAGGGTTTtcatttgagatagcaatgtgtctgcttaataatggatgtccattagagttagtAATGATTCTACGCATCATAGTGGATCCTAGATGACCCAAACGATCATGACAAAGCATGTAAATTTTTggatcaatgaacttctggttcatggcAGTATGTGCTTGaattgtctttatgtatgtataatacaatccattTGATAAACCACGCAACTTCTCCAATGtacgcttctgggtatcattggaggtaatgcatagattttccacattttctgcacttttcttttcaatgtggtatccatttaaacgtatgtctttaaaactcaacaaatttcgagtaaaTTAAGTAGCGTACAATGCAttttgtatggacaatattaTTCCATTTGGTAACCTGATTTGGGCTTTTTCTAAGCCTTTAATTACATCTGATTagcctgatattgttgttaccatTACTTTTGTAACCATCAAGCTTGAGAAATATTTTCGATCTGGAAGTATTGTATGCGTGGTTGcactgtctgcaagacaaatatctccgccATTGCTCTTATTTTGAGAATAACCATAGTTTTATCCATGCTCTTTGAGTAAGGGAATCACAGTTAAAAACAGTTTATTCGTAAGAAAAGGAAATTCAAATgccattttattgaattgaaatacgagctttaaactacaagttcagaTAATAATAACACATCAAACAGAAATGATTCAATCAGACCAATACACTTCATTCCCTCTTTCCACAATGAAGTCTGAGACATCtaggtgggttgtgttcaatTGCCCTGATAATTCGAGTACTGGATCAGGTATATTCATCGGTTTAGCCTGGTCGAGGAAATTGGTTTtgacacccttctccttgaggAAGGCTTAATATAAGTCCACCAAATGTTTTAGGGTATGATAGGTACGCACCCAGTGCTCgttgccaccacacctatggcaggCTTCTTCAAGATTTCTATGAGTGTTATTCATATGGGCTTTACCTTTGTGGcgatttacatttttgaagTTTAGGCCTGAATTATGCCTTGGAATTTGGTTGTAAAACTGGAcaccaagattttttttttcttttctcgttCCACCGGCCTCATTTGTGGCCACATCCTCGTTTGTAATTATTGCCACGAGAAGATGATGTTCATTTCAAGAGAAGCATtattcacttctgggaatggtgtTGATCCAGTAAGTCGggactgatgatttttcatcagaagctcattgttttgtttagCCACAAGGAGCATCGATAGCAGCTGGTTGTACTTAGTAAAGCCTGGCTTTCTATATTGCTGCTGCAAGAGcacgttggaggcatgaaaggtgctgaaagtcttttccagcatatatTCCTCAATGATGGTCTCCCCACAAAGCTTCATCTGGGAGCTAATTCTGAACATTGCAGAGTTGTACACTACAACCgacttgaaatcctggatccttaGGTGTGTCCACTCATAATGATCCCTTGGAAGAATCACTGTTTTCTAGTGATTTCAAAGGGCTAATGGATCTTCAATCGTTAGGTATTCACTTTTCAATCCTTCATCAAGGTGGTGACGAATAAAGATCATGACCTTCACCCAATCTTGAGAGGATGCACTATTTTCCTCCTTGATGGTTTCTCCAAGATTCCTTGCCTCcaaatggatcttggtatccactACCCAGGTAAGGTAGTTATTCCCAGTAATATCCagagcaacaaaatcaagttttgccaagttcgccattttctttttctaaaagaaaaatgagatgggtaagaacttgcaataatatttATTCTGGATGAATGTAGTGTTAGAAattctggttcttacaaatttttcattttgattttcaggcaaaaatgataagcactcgaaactttaGGCTTGAGATTTACTTGATTAATAAGGAAGACGATTGTACTACACCACTCTCATTGAAACAATATAGCATAGtgagggcgattgtaccgcaccactcaagtagtaggaaaatttaaatatgcagagcaAGGTGAGCGATTATACTACACCATCTAAAATTGCAGTAATATTAAATctgcagttcaagatgggcgaaGATACATAACCATCTTCGATCAtggtaaaattaacataaataaacactggATTAGTAATCAGGAGTTATACCaatcaagaaatcaaagatataagtAACTGTTATATTGAGAACTAGAAGCAGGCATAATGCTACAGTTCTTTGCGAGGGTACATCAAGCAGGTaaggaaaaagaggaagaacaagaaaatcCTTGGAGGAAGCATTTTTCGATGAATGGAGATGAGAACTAGTTAAGGTTAGAGAGtcgtgctgataacatgttataaataggcaaacattagagagataacctttgctAAGGATAGGAGCGAAGCGGgtgtaaaatatcacactatTTTCGAAACTATAACACAAAAGGATTGCAGGTAAAAAGAGGAAGTGAGGGATACTAATATTAGTGCTTtcagttcttttcttttgcagTGTGTATTGTGATCACACACAGAGTGCCCTTTATAGAGAGCAACATCCGTgacaaaaacaaatgaaatcattGCCACTTTTGAAAACATTACACAACAACAAATACATCTCAATTTTCAAGTCTTCCTCACTGTGTGCATTCATTGTCACAATTTTACAACACTTTCGCAATTTTTCCTACTTCATTTCATCTCATTTTTCTATGGTCAAAAGTCAAAACTGATAATGCCCACCTGCCTTCTTCtcctccaccatcaccacaAAACCCATTATTTTCTTATCACCAAATCAAGCAAAATCATCAACTAGTAGCAGTAGTAATCATCATTCTCCAACACCAAAGCTATCTTTCTCCTCACTCACTCACTCGCTTCCTCATAAAGCTCAACAAAAAATATGAATCATAAATAAAGCCCCCAGATCAGGGAAAGAAGCAATtaaaggtacaaaattactcATGCCACTCAACCCAAatgactgaaaaaaaaaaaaaaaaaaaaaaaaaaaggattcttaataaaacactcccgatactgttcacttttaacgaaaatgacatttttactctaaaaagtcactcttgatactattcacttacaccacctttttgtcattttgattaaaactcaaagttttcaagcatttttcattagttttcctaaaaaaaaataaaaaaaataaaataaaataaatctttCTTTACCACTACTCCTGCTGGTCTTCTTATAGAGGCAAGTGGTGAAAACTcccaaacttttttttatattacttttttAAGGGAAATTATGGATTTGTGTGTGCGGTTTACCAAATAGCTAGTGACAGCAAGTTTAGATCTGGGCGATTGTCATGCCCCGAATCCGAAGTCGGTGATAAAAACTTGAACCTGAATCCGAAACGTGAGTTAAAAACTAAAGGGGCATTTGTTTGCCCTCGCTAAGTCTCACTGGATTGGACTAGACTAAGGGTTAGTCCAGTCCCGTGTTTGGTACATGCTGGGACTAACTTTAATGGCATTAACCTTCACTCACCTCGACTAACCATGGGATTAGCCGGTCTTAGCGAAACCCCTAAAAAACTATGGGATTGCTAGTCCCGTTTTCAAAACTGTATGCATGTTGTATGAAAGCTGCAAGTCTGCAAGCATGCTTCTAGGCAACTCCATTTGCCCTCCCATGCCCAGATACCCAAACCCACTCACAACCTAAATCTCAAAATCTAACCACCAAAatccgaagaaaaaaaaaaaaaaacacaataagaTCAACAATCTCAATAGAAAAATTCTACCTTATTTTCGAAAATTCCCATAAAGGTTCCTTTTCTCTAGAAAATTCCAAAGAGAAATGGatagagaaggggagagagttGGGGACAAAGAGAGATTAAGAGACAGAGAGGGAGGAGAAGGTAGCTTTGGGGACGATTTTGCAGGAAACTTGGTTTTGAAGCTTTTTGTAGGAAAAAGATGGGAGGAAAGGAAGTATTGGGGATGGAACCAAAGAGGAGCAAAAGTAAAGAACTCTCTAGAGAGAGGTAGAAGTGTGTGTTTGAATTTTTAGGGACAAAAAAAgttgaattaataataaaatattagtagatatatattaaataatataatattttaatttgttattttatccAGTTTTTTAGTCTGACACTGCACCAAATGCTTTACTAAGTTAGTCaagtttagtttagtttaagccagtccagcttagtccctgaagctagtccaATCCGATATAGCCTAGtgtaacaaacgcaccctacataaataaaataaaactgaaataatggagaaaaataaaattcttcttATAAAAACAAATCCAGAATTCTTTACAaggctaaaaataaataagtacaATTCTAGCCTCACATCTAATTTGTTCTCATCCTATCTACCCTCTTAGATTGTTTAGTTCATAAACCTACATAACAATAGAGGGCTGAGCTTCAACAGTTTAGTAGAGATATAACTTTATCACAGTAAATTgacaatattaaattaagtgtcatgaaatcatatagccaaatatcaaatcattatTGATAATAACGCATGAATGCAATGCAATACTCTTCATCTCTACccgttaatttatataataaaacacgCGGACCTGCACATCCTATACCGTCCATTTTACCTCTGCAGTGGTGGTTCGAATGTTCTAATATACAAACTAACCCCCTTGTAACTCAATCATCCAAATTTCCCCTTTTGTTAGTCATCTTGCCAAAACCCTTCGTCGCCAATCCCAAATTACCCAAAAGAAACTGTGCATTGCGGGCTCCCCTGAGACTTGGTACCTACTAAGAGTTTGGCTCAACTACACAAAAGATATTTCCAACCACCCTCATTTCCAGAATTCCTTCTTCAACACCAAACTTCCAACTATTCTCACACGAGTGATGCACAAATAATCTCATTTCATATTCCACATATATCTCCACTGAACAACATTCCAACAACAGTTCACAATCACAACTCTATGAACATTTGAATCAAGCAATGATACACTTATAACCAATTATCATCTAATCTCAATCAGTCAATCAAGattaacaataatataatacttcacaaaatttaatataatcaatTTCTGTTAAGGTCTGCCGTATTTCCCCTACCTAGATTCCAAAGCATTACTCCAGGTTATTAACACAAGAATCGACCACCTTGATAAAGTCCTATTCACATGTATAAGCAAATCACTAAATGCACAACCACAACTCTAATTCTATTTGAATAATTACTTGTGACTACTAATTCAACACAAATAGATTCAAATACTTCTAAGAAATAAATAAGATGTGTCTGTATAGTTGATAAAGGATCAGTACATCAAAATACTGCTTTATCCGAAGTAGATATATGTAGCTAATATAATCATTCCAACTCTAAACATAAGGTGGTTTATTAATACAGTAGACATATACGCAAATAGCTTGAAAACGTTAACCATAAGTTTGGTTCTAACTCCaatacatacatgcatatatagtctttgtgatgaaaatatggatagTGGAATGTATATATTACCAATTGCAACTTCAACCAGATGCTTTACTTGAAAGATGCATAGATAGTGTAGATATAAAACCGGTCGCATATACATTATCCTTTAAAATCGAAACATGCTTTCttttgaaattaatcaattcataaacTGATGAGCTGATGTCATATTTATACAACTGTTTGCACAACAGCTCTTCTAATAAAATATGCAGTAGAAATGGTATCCATATAATTATAACAGTCTTTTGCATTCAACCAACAACTTTTATATATAGCAGATTAAAGAAAGCATATGCATAAAACTAGCCCTAAATATTAGTGGCTATATATATAAGGAATAAATTTACTCCACTGCAACAATCCATCATATCATACAAAATCCATGTTATGATCAGGACTAGTGGACAAAACACACAATGAATCACAACATAAGAAGAGACCAACCACGACTTTGGTAAATTGGTAGTTAATCGAATTCGAATTGAACATCATACCTATTTCAGACACCGAATACTCCTTCGGTAAAGTAGCATACGAGAACAAGCAGTGGCTTACTGATTATACAACACCTCCCTCTCTTGCATTTTCATCTGTTTCCCTAAGAGTTGCCTTCTCAATACCACAGCCTCATAAACAACTTAGCACTTTGTATTTTCCAGCAAATTAATCTCTCCCTCTGTGCTTCTACATCTTTCTCTGTAAACATTCCCTCTTTTATCCAGTTATCACTTCTCTCTCGCTCTCGCAGACCGCACCGCTCTATAGCCCTGGGTTTCTACTTATAGTCATGCAAAGTCGGCAGATTCTTAGATAGGAATGAACTAAAAGCCCTTTAATTGGCTATGGTTTTTGGTCCAGTTAGAATAGAACAAAACATGCAGCTTAACAAAATAAtgtaaaaggaaaagaaaatgaataatatgAATATATAGTTTAAATACTACCGTAATGGTGTTCTGGACTCATTTGGTTCAAAATAATAGTAAATTAGAgtatagaaaaatgaaataaaggaaTTAACGATTAAATAAGAAGTAATACAAAACTTTCTGAAATTAATAAGCATACACAacacataattatatatgattatTTTTGAAAATACGGGTCCTTATAGCAAATGTGCACAACATGTGCAGTCAAAGCTTCAATCACATAAATgtctgatatattttttttgggttattgATATTCAAAGTAATTTTGCTCTCTTTAACTCTGCATGCGTGTGTATGAGTGTGGGCGCGCTGAGTATGAAAGGATTTGAGGTTATAGAGGCAGAGAATAGCAGAGAGATCTAGAAAGAAAGAGGAATGTTAAACGGGGTTGTGGGCACGCCAAGCGTTGAAAGATTTAAGGGTAAATTGGAAATTCAATGTTTGGGCCATTTTAATTGGATTGATTCAATATTGGGCTTTGTCataaccattaaataaagttattacatgatttttaattaatattcaaagtttttaagctcTTATCATTAGTTTTCAAGCCTAGTTAATAGAAGCCTAAATAATAAAGTAACAAGTCCGATTTTGCTCACCTCCTAACTCAAAGTAATCGCTACCCGCTTTAGAATCTTGCCATGTGTATGAAAAAGCTAACTATGGTTACTATTTCATTTAATTAGTTATTGtgagaaagagaaaaatgatttactaattaagaaaataacTTACCTTTTAATCTTTTCTTAAGATGGTAAAATTGATTGATATTTTAATAGTCAAATATCCCTTACATATCTCCTCCATCATACGTTCGAAAAGAAAAATCTTGCAGTTCCATATCATGACTTTAATTATATACGTCATATCAGGACTAGCTCCAATCCCAACATTAAAGTACTGGAAAAACTTATTTAAGCAATCAATATCTCTAATATTCTTTATCACAATAGATTTATAgcttaataattaaaattatgtTATTCGTTCGTGTATGGTGTCAACCTTAGTCTCATTCTTACAAATATTGCTTTTATTAAGGGAATAAAATTTACTTTGAACTTTGTTACTTTCTGCTTATTTAAAATCGTGTTGGATGCACATAATAGCAAAATTTTGGAAATCATTAAGATTATTTTTGTATATGGTTATGCAATTTTAATAGTATTATTCTTAGGCTAATGTTTCGTATGTTCTCGTGGATCCATGctgcaatttaatttttattttctcaaaatggaataaaaaatatttggaaTCCTGAATCAAATGATTCATCTCCTTTAGAAAAAAGAGGGTCAACTCTATGTTTGGACGAGAAACTCTCAACATATTAAAGAAGTGAGGAACGCTAGACTCAAttattagaaggaaaaaaaaagcactAAAAATGCCAGTAAACCTAAGCACTACAAAGTGACTAATTATACATGCACTACAAAGACACTAGTCAATTCAAAGATCTTTCAAATGCATTGTATCTCGCCATTTTCAAGTTTCCCTTTCTAATCCTTGTAGTGCATTCCTAGAGAGTATAGTCAagttttaagaaattttaaagcccttcatccaaacatagtaatgatattcttatcatctatttgtatcatctttctAATAGATATGAGATCTATATGCGTTGGTGGATCCGACCTCTATTAAAGAGATGATACATGATAAATGTAGCACTACGCATGTAAATACAGCAGCCACAAGTAGGCAATTTAGATCGATGACGTAGAATAGCATTTGCATATGTGTGCAGGGATAGAGGAATTAAGGAATCCTGGAACATAGATAtaagagaagtaaaaaatgaatATCGGATGAGCTCTTCTTAatctccataaaaaaaaaaataaataaataaataaaaatccacTACTTAATCTCGTTCTTGGATTAGTGTTGTATTACTAGTTCTAATTTTGAGTTCAGACCCACTTACATTTTGATTCCTAACTTATGTGTTAATAAGCATTGAATAATTAGAAATTGAAATaattttcattcttc contains the following coding sequences:
- the LOC137742870 gene encoding uncharacterized protein produces the protein MANLAKLDFVALDITGNNYLTWVVDTKIHLEARNLGETIKEENSASSQDWVKVMIFIRHHLDEGLKMYNSAMFRISSQMKLCGETIIEEYMLEKTFSTFHASNVLLQQQYRKPGFTKYNQLLSMLLVAKQNNELLMKNHQSRLTGSTPFPEVNNASLEMNIIFSWQ